Proteins encoded within one genomic window of Prauserella marina:
- a CDS encoding methionine ABC transporter ATP-binding protein, whose product MSDGSALIEFRDVRKTFRTGNGRDVVALDGVDLSVGEGEVFAIIGYSGAGKSTLVRLINALEPVTSGSVFVDGVDLTTLSERKLRRVRLGIGMVFQQFNLLRSRTVFGNVAYPLKIAGWDKAARERRVTELLNFVGITDKAWHYPTQLSGGQQQRVGIARALATNPKILLADESTSALDPDTTGEVLRLLKRVNSELGVTIVVITHEMEVVREIADRVAVLDAGKVVEHGPVAEVFTNPKQDTTRRFVETVLRDQPSGDNLARIRSRHSGRLVTTRVGDDRAIGSVLSGALGKHGVRFEIVYGGISELGGRSVGGLTLELIGEEAAVDALIAELREATEVEELPV is encoded by the coding sequence GTGAGCGACGGTTCCGCGCTCATCGAGTTCCGCGACGTCCGCAAGACTTTCCGCACCGGCAACGGGAGGGACGTCGTCGCGCTGGATGGCGTCGACCTCTCCGTCGGCGAGGGCGAGGTGTTCGCCATCATCGGCTACTCGGGGGCCGGGAAGAGCACCCTCGTCAGGTTGATCAACGCGCTTGAGCCGGTGACCTCGGGCTCCGTTTTCGTCGACGGGGTCGACCTGACCACTCTCAGTGAGCGGAAGCTCAGGCGGGTACGACTCGGTATCGGCATGGTCTTCCAGCAGTTCAACCTGCTCCGATCACGCACGGTGTTCGGCAACGTCGCGTATCCGCTGAAGATCGCGGGCTGGGACAAAGCGGCCAGGGAGCGCAGGGTGACCGAGCTGCTGAATTTCGTCGGCATCACCGACAAGGCATGGCATTACCCCACGCAGCTCTCCGGTGGGCAGCAGCAACGGGTGGGTATCGCCAGAGCACTGGCGACGAATCCGAAGATCCTGCTCGCGGACGAGTCGACGAGCGCGCTCGACCCCGACACGACCGGTGAGGTGTTGCGCCTGCTCAAGCGGGTCAACTCGGAACTGGGCGTCACCATCGTCGTCATCACGCACGAGATGGAGGTGGTCAGGGAGATCGCCGACCGGGTCGCCGTGCTCGACGCGGGGAAGGTCGTCGAGCACGGACCGGTCGCCGAGGTGTTCACCAACCCCAAGCAGGACACGACGCGCCGGTTCGTCGAAACCGTGCTGCGGGACCAGCCAAGCGGGGACAACCTCGCGAGGATCAGGTCCCGGCACAGCGGGCGGCTGGTGACCACACGTGTTGGCGACGACCGCGCCATCGGATCCGTGCTTTCGGGCGCGCTCGGCAAGCACGGCGTCCGGTTCGAGATCGTCTACGGCGGGATCAGCGAACTCGGTGGGCGGTCGGTCGGCGGGCTCACTCTCGAACTCATCGGTGAGGAGGCCGCCGTCGACGCGCTCATCGCGGAACTGAGGGAAGCCACCGAGGTCGAGGAGCTGCCGGTATGA
- a CDS encoding methionine ABC transporter permease: MSFDWDNLGPVLLTAIGQTLWMVVATLLIGGFLGLVLGILLYATRRGGILANRFVFTVLNVLVNIIRPIPFIIFITAIGPITIGVVGTQLGTTAATFALIVAATFGISRIVEQNLVTIDPGVIEAARAMGASPLRIIVTLLVPEALGPLILGYTFVFVAVVDMTAVAGAVGGGGLGDFAIAYGYQRFDWTVTAIAVAIIIVLVQAAQFAGNWLARKALRQ; the protein is encoded by the coding sequence ATGAGCTTCGACTGGGACAACCTCGGCCCCGTCCTGCTGACCGCGATCGGCCAGACACTGTGGATGGTCGTGGCGACGCTGTTGATCGGCGGTTTCCTCGGCCTGGTGCTGGGCATCCTGCTCTACGCGACGCGTCGCGGCGGGATTCTGGCGAACCGGTTCGTGTTCACGGTGCTCAACGTGCTCGTGAACATCATCAGGCCGATTCCGTTCATCATCTTCATCACCGCGATCGGCCCGATCACGATCGGTGTCGTCGGCACCCAGCTCGGTACGACGGCGGCGACGTTCGCGCTGATCGTGGCGGCGACGTTCGGCATTTCCCGTATCGTCGAACAGAACCTGGTGACCATCGACCCCGGCGTCATCGAGGCCGCGCGCGCGATGGGGGCCTCTCCCCTGCGCATCATCGTCACGCTGCTGGTTCCCGAGGCGCTCGGACCGCTGATCCTCGGGTACACGTTCGTCTTCGTGGCCGTGGTGGACATGACCGCGGTCGCGGGCGCGGTCGGCGGCGGAGGGCTCGGCGACTTCGCGATCGCCTACGGCTACCAGCGGTTCGACTGGACGGTCACCGCGATCGCCGTCGCCATCATCATCGTGCTGGTCCAGGCCGCGCAATTCGCGGGAAACTGGTTGGCACGCAAGGCACTTCGCCAATGA
- a CDS encoding LemA family protein, with protein MGTGAIVTLVIVAVVVVILVILAITSYNGLVRLRNAYKNAFAQIDVQLTRRHDLIPNLVETAKGYIQHERQTLEAVIAARGGAVSAQDAARQNPGDPGAMQNLSGAENMLTQTLGRLFALSEAYPDLKANQNMMQLSEELTSTENRVAFARQGFNDSVMVYNNKREVFPSNIVAGMFGFRPAALLEVDSPETREVPRISF; from the coding sequence GTGGGTACCGGAGCCATCGTGACACTCGTCATCGTGGCTGTCGTTGTCGTAATTCTCGTCATTCTGGCGATCACGAGTTACAACGGGCTGGTCAGGTTGCGCAACGCGTACAAGAACGCGTTCGCACAGATCGACGTCCAGCTCACGCGGCGGCACGATCTGATCCCGAACCTGGTGGAGACGGCCAAGGGCTACATCCAGCACGAGCGGCAGACACTCGAAGCCGTCATCGCCGCCCGTGGTGGCGCGGTGTCGGCGCAGGACGCGGCGAGGCAGAACCCAGGCGATCCCGGCGCGATGCAGAACCTCTCCGGAGCGGAGAACATGCTCACGCAGACGCTGGGCAGGCTGTTCGCGCTGTCGGAGGCCTACCCCGACCTCAAGGCCAACCAGAACATGATGCAGCTTTCCGAAGAACTCACCTCCACGGAGAACAGGGTCGCGTTCGCCCGCCAGGGATTCAACGACTCCGTCATGGTCTACAACAACAAGCGCGAGGTCTTCCCCAGCAACATCGTCGCGGGCATGTTCGGTTTCCGCCCCGCCGCGCTGCTGGAAGTGGATTCGCCCGAAACACGTGAGGTGCCGCGGATCTCGTTCTGA
- a CDS encoding M48 family metallopeptidase, with protein MNFFERQAEVRKASAKLVWLFVLAVIGIVAVIDLAVWWAIGFPTLDVAIGPLAIVTVLTVVTIGLTSWIRTLMLRRGGGGKVAASLGGVAVPEDTADPGLRRYRNVVEEIAIASGMPVPELYLLPHEAGINAFAAGWAPGNAAIAVTQGALDRLNRDELQGVIAHEFSHVVNGDMRLNIRLIGVLAGIVGLAVVGRVLLSGSGSRNRKNNNAGPLIIVALAAMIAGYIGVVCGRLIKAAVSRQREYLADASAVQFTRQTDGIAGALKKIGGLQAGSTLRAGKAEDVSHMLFGEGRKFSSLFATHPPLAKRIRLLDPAFDPAELEQLSHRWAAAPPSGLHEDQARGLAPVSEQHPQAPRSLQPPGRQQPMVQAQPRAVVANVGDPGSGSFAHAGTILRDIPEDFLIRARRADTVVPLVFGLLISADNDTRVRQYHALAARHGQPVADAAWNEGSALTALDPALRLPLSEIAFPALRHRTSEELTAIGASITELVKADGNTSIFEYCLSTLLHRDLHEAIHNNPPWRARHTSLHRSHGVVATLFAVLARVGHREPGAAEAAFRTGLATTLPGVQLPYHPPPQGPFALGAAWPVLDGLPGHDKAKLIEGVVAVIGSDGAMTVEESELLRTVCAVLHCPLPPLVGSQTAAPRSG; from the coding sequence ATGAATTTCTTCGAACGGCAGGCAGAAGTCCGCAAGGCATCGGCGAAGCTGGTGTGGTTGTTCGTACTCGCCGTCATCGGCATCGTCGCGGTCATCGACCTCGCGGTGTGGTGGGCGATCGGGTTTCCCACCCTGGACGTGGCGATCGGACCACTGGCGATCGTCACCGTGCTCACCGTCGTGACGATCGGGCTCACGTCCTGGATCAGAACGCTGATGCTGCGCAGGGGTGGCGGCGGAAAGGTCGCCGCGAGCCTCGGCGGTGTCGCGGTTCCCGAGGACACCGCCGACCCCGGCCTTCGCCGGTACCGCAACGTGGTCGAGGAGATCGCGATCGCTTCGGGCATGCCGGTTCCCGAGTTGTACCTGCTCCCCCACGAGGCCGGTATCAACGCGTTCGCCGCGGGCTGGGCTCCCGGCAACGCCGCCATCGCGGTCACCCAGGGCGCGCTGGACCGGCTCAACAGGGACGAGTTGCAAGGCGTCATCGCCCACGAGTTCAGCCACGTCGTCAACGGCGACATGCGCCTCAACATCCGGCTCATCGGCGTACTCGCCGGGATCGTCGGTCTCGCCGTCGTCGGCAGGGTGCTGCTCAGCGGAAGTGGCTCCCGCAACAGGAAGAACAACAACGCGGGGCCACTGATCATCGTCGCGCTTGCCGCCATGATCGCCGGTTACATCGGGGTCGTCTGCGGCAGGCTCATCAAGGCCGCGGTGTCGCGGCAGCGCGAATACCTCGCCGACGCCTCCGCCGTGCAGTTCACGCGCCAGACCGACGGCATCGCGGGAGCGCTCAAGAAGATCGGCGGCCTGCAAGCGGGTTCGACCTTGCGCGCGGGCAAGGCCGAAGACGTCAGCCACATGCTTTTCGGCGAGGGCAGGAAGTTCTCGTCGCTGTTCGCCACACATCCGCCGCTGGCCAAACGCATCCGGTTGCTCGATCCCGCATTCGATCCGGCCGAGTTGGAACAGCTCAGCCATCGCTGGGCGGCGGCCCCTCCCTCCGGCCTGCACGAGGATCAGGCACGTGGCCTCGCCCCGGTGTCCGAGCAGCACCCGCAAGCGCCGCGATCGCTCCAGCCACCCGGGCGGCAACAGCCCATGGTGCAAGCCCAGCCGCGTGCGGTCGTCGCCAACGTCGGCGATCCGGGATCCGGTTCGTTCGCGCACGCGGGAACGATCCTGCGCGACATCCCCGAGGATTTCCTCATCAGGGCACGACGAGCCGACACCGTCGTGCCGCTGGTGTTCGGACTGCTCATTTCCGCCGACAACGACACGCGAGTCCGGCAATACCACGCGCTGGCCGCCCGGCACGGACAACCGGTCGCCGACGCGGCGTGGAACGAGGGCAGCGCACTCACCGCGCTGGATCCGGCACTGCGCCTTCCGCTGTCCGAGATCGCCTTTCCCGCGCTGCGCCACCGCACGAGCGAGGAACTGACCGCGATCGGGGCCAGCATCACCGAATTGGTCAAGGCGGACGGCAACACGAGCATCTTCGAGTACTGCCTTTCGACGCTGCTTCACCGCGATCTGCACGAGGCGATTCACAACAACCCGCCATGGCGGGCGCGGCACACGAGTTTGCACCGGAGCCACGGCGTGGTGGCGACGTTGTTCGCGGTGCTGGCAAGGGTGGGTCACCGGGAGCCCGGAGCCGCGGAAGCCGCGTTCCGTACCGGACTGGCCACGACGCTGCCTGGTGTGCAACTGCCCTATCATCCGCCGCCTCAGGGCCCGTTCGCCCTCGGTGCGGCGTGGCCGGTTCTCGACGGCCTTCCCGGCCACGACAAGGCCAAGCTCATCGAGGGTGTCGTCGCCGTGATCGGCAGTGACGGCGCGATGACCGTCGAGGAAAGTGAACTGTTGCGGACCGTGTGCGCCGTGCTGCACTGCCCGCTCCCGCCGCTGGTGGGATCGCAGACCGCCGCACCACGCTCCGGCTGA
- a CDS encoding TetR/AcrR family transcriptional regulator, whose protein sequence is MVRLSRAETQERNRAKVLAAARAEFAERGFREAKIDAIAERAELTRGAVYSNFPGKRALYFAVLADEAEHGAEADGEPGHDRAGALAALARAWVARFPLATDDRFEAASLGADLVPEIVAGDDIRRPFTQLLRLDAILIGLALEALEPGGERLVRTAEMALTMLHGASELASAAPGFVEPFNVVAACEKLAGLELADRWQGPPIVPKSRNCARPWAPPPAVDLLRDEPAVLTGDGVVTVLGLHRLSAVEDAVRAAPEGCRVTAAVVTGNPGELMPLARLVLAGVRGRLRQAFPARAIPEVQVVCDEKGALAAAAGVSAVSDASETAVRVSDGRIVAVAEGLGAGHAAALAGVPDSASSR, encoded by the coding sequence ATGGTCCGGCTCAGCAGGGCGGAAACGCAGGAACGCAACCGGGCCAAGGTGCTGGCCGCGGCCCGCGCCGAGTTCGCCGAGCGAGGTTTTCGCGAAGCCAAGATTGACGCCATCGCCGAGCGGGCCGAGCTGACCAGGGGAGCGGTCTACTCCAACTTTCCCGGCAAGCGCGCACTCTACTTCGCCGTGCTCGCCGACGAAGCCGAACACGGCGCCGAGGCCGACGGCGAACCAGGTCACGACCGCGCCGGAGCGCTCGCCGCGCTGGCGAGAGCATGGGTCGCGCGATTTCCGCTCGCCACCGACGACCGTTTCGAAGCCGCGAGCCTCGGAGCGGATCTGGTACCGGAGATCGTGGCAGGCGACGACATCCGGCGCCCGTTCACCCAGCTCCTGCGACTCGACGCGATCCTCATCGGACTCGCGCTGGAAGCGCTCGAACCGGGCGGGGAACGTCTCGTTCGGACGGCGGAAATGGCACTCACCATGCTGCACGGCGCGAGCGAGCTGGCCTCGGCCGCGCCCGGTTTCGTCGAACCGTTCAATGTGGTCGCGGCATGCGAGAAGCTGGCGGGACTGGAACTCGCCGACAGGTGGCAGGGGCCGCCGATCGTGCCGAAGTCCCGGAATTGCGCGCGGCCGTGGGCACCGCCTCCCGCCGTCGATCTCCTCCGCGACGAGCCCGCCGTGCTCACCGGGGACGGCGTGGTGACCGTGCTCGGATTGCACCGGCTCTCGGCTGTCGAGGACGCGGTCAGGGCGGCGCCGGAGGGCTGCCGGGTCACCGCGGCCGTCGTCACCGGCAATCCCGGTGAGCTGATGCCGTTGGCGCGGCTCGTGCTCGCCGGGGTGCGCGGCAGGCTCAGGCAGGCGTTCCCCGCGCGCGCCATCCCCGAGGTGCAGGTGGTGTGCGACGAGAAGGGCGCGCTCGCCGCTGCCGCGGGGGTGAGCGCGGTCAGCGACGCGAGCGAGACCGCGGTGCGCGTGTCGGATGGCCGGATCGTCGCCGTCGCGGAAGGTCTCGGCGCTGGTCACGCCGCCGCGCTCGCCGGTGTGCCCGATTCGGCCAGCTCGCGGTAG
- a CDS encoding DNA-binding response regulator: MTGGGVLSGLGVDDIAERVYRSLLACPSAAPPDLARTLGVAEPRIHEAFALLDELGLVRKTAGNRPVHPSIALAPLVSKARTALVAERHRVELAEAGIAELAALVPPTSGSDDTVGIGINRGTAAAWACLEHVVATARSEVRVLAAAGPAPGVDHRDDYAAVMDLAVRLASRGVELRLVLLDSVRLAPRIVEGAHRMLAEGARVRTVATLPAWLFLVDDEYVVTAFDPADSSRGSVTQRTPGAVALAAELFTRTWRESTPFGESPLPDVELSEARRRLLAMIVNGSKDDTIARQFSVSTRTVRRMIAELYDVAGVSGRIQLAFRAAQRGWLSESELDRL, encoded by the coding sequence GTGACGGGAGGCGGCGTGCTGAGCGGACTCGGGGTCGACGACATCGCCGAGCGGGTGTACCGATCGCTGCTGGCGTGCCCTTCGGCAGCGCCCCCCGATCTCGCGCGGACACTCGGCGTCGCCGAGCCGCGGATTCACGAGGCTTTCGCCCTGCTCGACGAACTCGGACTGGTCAGGAAGACGGCGGGCAACCGGCCCGTCCACCCCTCCATCGCATTGGCCCCACTCGTGTCGAAGGCCCGCACCGCGCTGGTTGCCGAGCGGCACCGGGTCGAACTCGCAGAGGCCGGCATCGCCGAACTGGCGGCGCTCGTGCCGCCGACTTCCGGCTCGGACGACACTGTCGGCATCGGGATCAACAGAGGAACGGCCGCGGCGTGGGCATGCCTGGAGCATGTCGTCGCCACCGCCCGCTCTGAGGTACGCGTGCTCGCTGCCGCGGGCCCCGCTCCCGGCGTCGACCATCGCGACGACTACGCCGCGGTCATGGACCTCGCCGTCCGGCTCGCCTCACGTGGTGTCGAACTGCGGCTGGTCTTGCTCGACAGCGTCAGGCTCGCGCCGCGGATCGTCGAAGGTGCTCACCGCATGCTCGCCGAGGGAGCGCGGGTCCGGACCGTCGCCACGCTGCCCGCGTGGCTCTTCCTCGTCGACGACGAGTACGTGGTGACCGCCTTCGACCCGGCCGACAGCTCACGCGGCAGCGTCACCCAGCGGACGCCGGGTGCCGTCGCGCTCGCGGCGGAGTTGTTCACGAGAACCTGGCGCGAGTCGACACCGTTCGGCGAGTCACCGCTGCCCGACGTCGAACTCTCCGAAGCAAGGCGGCGGCTGCTCGCGATGATCGTCAACGGCAGCAAGGACGACACCATCGCACGGCAGTTCAGCGTCTCCACCCGCACGGTGCGCAGGATGATCGCGGAACTTTACGACGTGGCAGGCGTTTCCGGCCGGATTCAGCTCGCCTTTCGCGCGGCACAACGAGGCTGGCTGTCGGAATCCGAGCTCGACCGGCTGTGA
- a CDS encoding esterase/lipase family protein: MKPRAAGGVLAALMLAALVLAPGTGTPARADTSDCVTRSLKPIAERQPVEGTVPVIFVHGINSDATTWDAPEDNTFPRQMARQDGITAWTFDYGFANPEWVTDPRIGPALGTAIDCLAEVSGHKVVLIGHSMGGLVSQVAVTEPAAGGGQVWQRVAEVITIATPYRGSLTLSAAQLGTHLVTNPKARVVMEALLATCTGITKVSDSNPCNIASVLRGPQGTALMYDSPEIAELPPWPPELPVRVFAGDIGLRVGVWFTDSEPVPVGDLAVTLDSAVAHHTIGEPRVLDCEATLLQKLDVGLFETPIPSKSLLTSPCNHLNIKTHQPLITEITERVGEIRTEQQSHEGRLAYATANDVRVWEARSGTSHAVAELPDGHTASGLAWSGSGSAIAWTTRSEKTGLAERIYRADVGTATRGKSVQSWPCESCGSVAFQGELLISAPEDGAAPLLRGYPADGSPPRDIPVRGLPPQDPELCEFTWCGVRLIGGTGSADGIMLAHASTGGGNFGGADRLVRVGEDGTVLAQYDAVGTFVPDDLVFSPDGGTVAYTAFEHLSACEESTSVVLLDLETGAVSTPDLPGPSEGTWVVSAWFDATGTAFAAFAATPTCAGEPAWEGTRIFRLGEDGDWGAADGGLAEATGEPLAIAQHAEASAVLSGARPEPFRVAGPGTLTVSHNGKQATVAEGVTHFGWSPAPAGR; this comes from the coding sequence GTGAAGCCCCGTGCGGCCGGCGGGGTTCTGGCCGCGCTCATGCTCGCGGCACTGGTTCTCGCGCCGGGAACCGGCACTCCGGCCCGCGCGGACACCTCCGACTGCGTCACTCGTTCGCTGAAGCCCATCGCGGAGCGACAGCCGGTTGAAGGCACCGTGCCCGTGATCTTCGTGCACGGCATCAATTCCGACGCCACGACGTGGGATGCTCCCGAAGACAACACCTTTCCCCGGCAGATGGCACGCCAGGACGGCATCACCGCGTGGACCTTCGACTACGGCTTCGCGAACCCGGAGTGGGTGACCGACCCCCGCATCGGGCCCGCGCTCGGAACCGCCATCGACTGTCTGGCCGAAGTCAGCGGGCACAAGGTCGTGCTCATCGGCCATTCGATGGGCGGTCTGGTGAGCCAGGTCGCCGTCACCGAACCAGCAGCCGGTGGAGGGCAAGTGTGGCAGCGGGTCGCGGAGGTGATCACGATCGCCACGCCCTACCGCGGCTCGCTGACGCTCAGCGCGGCTCAGCTCGGCACCCACCTGGTGACCAACCCCAAAGCCCGTGTCGTCATGGAGGCGCTACTCGCTACGTGCACGGGCATCACCAAGGTGTCCGACTCGAATCCGTGCAACATCGCGTCGGTGCTTCGCGGCCCGCAGGGAACTGCGCTCATGTACGACTCGCCCGAGATCGCCGAACTTCCGCCGTGGCCACCGGAGCTGCCCGTCAGGGTCTTCGCGGGCGACATCGGGCTGCGGGTCGGCGTTTGGTTCACCGACTCCGAACCGGTGCCGGTCGGCGACCTCGCGGTGACCCTCGACTCCGCCGTCGCGCACCACACGATCGGCGAACCCCGCGTCCTCGACTGTGAGGCCACTCTGCTGCAAAAACTGGACGTGGGCTTGTTCGAGACCCCCATTCCCTCGAAGAGCCTGCTTACCAGCCCGTGCAACCATCTCAACATCAAGACCCACCAGCCCCTGATCACCGAGATCACCGAAAGGGTCGGCGAGATCCGCACCGAGCAACAGAGCCACGAGGGCCGCCTCGCGTACGCGACCGCCAACGACGTCCGAGTGTGGGAAGCGCGCTCGGGCACCAGCCACGCCGTCGCGGAACTGCCGGATGGCCATACCGCGAGCGGGCTCGCGTGGTCGGGCAGCGGCTCCGCGATCGCCTGGACGACGCGCTCGGAGAAAACCGGCCTCGCTGAACGGATCTACCGCGCCGACGTCGGTACCGCGACGCGCGGGAAATCGGTCCAGTCGTGGCCGTGCGAGAGTTGCGGGTCCGTCGCTTTCCAAGGAGAACTGCTGATATCCGCGCCCGAGGACGGCGCGGCGCCGCTACTCCGCGGTTATCCCGCCGACGGGTCACCACCGCGCGACATTCCGGTGCGCGGCCTGCCGCCCCAAGATCCCGAGCTGTGCGAGTTCACCTGGTGCGGAGTGAGACTGATCGGCGGAACGGGCTCCGCCGACGGAATCATGCTCGCGCATGCCTCCACCGGTGGCGGAAACTTCGGCGGCGCCGACCGGCTCGTCCGGGTCGGCGAGGACGGCACCGTGCTGGCCCAGTACGACGCCGTCGGAACGTTCGTTCCCGACGATCTGGTGTTCAGCCCTGACGGCGGCACGGTGGCCTACACGGCCTTCGAGCACCTCAGCGCGTGCGAGGAATCGACGAGCGTCGTCCTCCTCGACCTCGAAACCGGTGCGGTGAGCACGCCGGACCTGCCCGGCCCTTCCGAAGGCACCTGGGTGGTGTCGGCGTGGTTCGACGCCACGGGCACGGCCTTCGCGGCGTTCGCGGCGACGCCCACCTGCGCGGGGGAACCGGCGTGGGAGGGCACCCGGATCTTCCGCCTCGGCGAGGACGGGGACTGGGGGGCCGCCGACGGCGGGCTGGCGGAGGCCACCGGCGAGCCGCTCGCGATCGCCCAGCACGCCGAGGCCAGCGCGGTGCTGAGCGGGGCGCGCCCGGAACCGTTCAGGGTGGCCGGGCCTGGCACACTCACCGTCTCCCACAACGGGAAACAGGCCACGGTCGCCGAGGGCGTCACCCATTTCGGCTGGAGCCCGGCCCCGGCGGGCCGATGA
- the helR gene encoding RNA polymerase recycling motor ATPase HelR yields the protein MSTQGYEEELRSERGYVAGLYARLDAERARVKRRYGLALGDDGGTPMERDVEVRALAREISRLNVADEGLCFGRLDSVSDERRYIGRIGLFDEDDDYEPVLLDWRAPAARAFYTATAATPENMRRRRQFHARGRRILGFSDEVLGRPGEGDQGDAALLAAVNAPRGEGMRDIVATIQAEQDEIIRLDHPGVLVIEGGPGTGKTVVALHRVAYLLYTRRERMERHGVLVVGPNPAFLGHIGRVLPSLGESDVVFMTPGDLVPGIHTTEEDDPEAARIKGSLGILDVLAAAVADRQRLPEQPVPVELADVTVRIGADIVGWARDEARASGQPHNEARAVFTEILTWALTERAIGKIGKGWLTRADREAWEDLRGDLLKELAADAKFVAVLDELWPVLTPESLLGSLYTSRERLRAAGAEEALWRAEGEAWTVSDVPLLDELADLLGGDRPDQTADREREAETAYAAGVLKLIETDRQDLMDDEDHLLAQDLLYAEDLAERFGQADTRDLVERASADRNWTYRHVVVDEAQELSEMDWRVLMRRCPGRSFTVVGDLAQRRSAAGASSWGSMLERYVPGRWQYRGLSVNYRTPAEIMAVAAALLAEFAPGVRPPESVRANGIRPWARRVTEDELPAAIGEFEREEASREGISVVIGPPETPGTVPASETKGLEFDAVLVVEPERILAEGPRGAADLYVALTRATQRLGVLHRAPLPAPLRALSGEGALAMAHRRSG from the coding sequence GTGTCAACTCAGGGGTACGAAGAGGAATTGCGATCGGAGCGAGGCTACGTCGCCGGGCTTTACGCGCGACTCGACGCCGAGCGCGCACGCGTGAAGCGACGGTACGGCCTCGCGCTGGGGGACGACGGCGGAACACCGATGGAACGAGACGTCGAGGTCCGTGCGCTCGCGAGGGAGATCAGCAGGCTGAACGTGGCCGACGAGGGATTGTGCTTCGGCAGGCTGGACAGTGTGTCCGATGAGCGCCGCTACATCGGCAGGATCGGCCTTTTCGACGAGGACGACGATTACGAGCCGGTGTTGCTGGACTGGCGGGCGCCCGCGGCGAGGGCGTTCTACACCGCGACGGCGGCGACACCGGAGAACATGCGCCGCCGCCGCCAGTTCCATGCGCGTGGCCGCCGGATTCTCGGCTTCTCCGACGAGGTCCTGGGGCGTCCAGGCGAGGGGGACCAGGGCGACGCGGCGCTGCTCGCGGCCGTCAACGCGCCGCGCGGCGAGGGAATGCGCGACATCGTGGCGACCATCCAGGCCGAACAGGACGAGATCATCCGGCTCGACCATCCGGGGGTGCTGGTGATCGAGGGCGGTCCCGGCACCGGCAAGACCGTGGTGGCGCTGCACCGGGTCGCCTATCTGCTCTACACCCGGCGGGAGCGGATGGAACGCCACGGTGTGCTGGTGGTCGGGCCGAACCCCGCGTTTCTCGGCCACATCGGCAGGGTGCTGCCCTCGCTCGGTGAGTCCGACGTGGTGTTCATGACGCCCGGCGATCTGGTGCCGGGCATCCACACGACCGAGGAGGACGACCCCGAGGCCGCGAGGATCAAGGGATCGCTGGGGATCCTCGACGTGCTGGCGGCCGCCGTGGCGGACCGGCAACGCCTTCCGGAACAACCGGTGCCGGTCGAATTGGCCGATGTCACGGTGCGGATCGGCGCGGACATCGTGGGGTGGGCCCGGGACGAGGCCCGGGCAAGCGGGCAGCCGCACAACGAAGCGCGCGCCGTGTTCACCGAGATTCTGACGTGGGCACTCACCGAGCGGGCGATCGGCAAGATCGGCAAGGGCTGGCTGACCAGAGCCGACCGGGAGGCGTGGGAGGACCTGCGGGGGGACCTGCTGAAAGAACTCGCCGCCGACGCGAAGTTCGTCGCGGTACTCGACGAGTTGTGGCCGGTGCTCACCCCGGAGTCGCTGCTGGGCTCGCTTTACACCTCGCGGGAGCGACTGCGGGCCGCAGGGGCTGAGGAGGCGTTGTGGCGAGCAGAAGGTGAGGCGTGGACGGTGTCCGACGTTCCGCTGCTCGACGAGCTCGCCGACCTGCTGGGCGGGGATCGCCCCGACCAGACTGCCGACCGGGAACGGGAGGCCGAAACGGCCTACGCGGCGGGCGTGCTGAAGCTCATCGAGACCGACCGGCAAGATCTCATGGACGACGAGGACCATCTCCTTGCCCAGGATTTGCTCTACGCGGAGGATCTGGCCGAACGGTTCGGTCAGGCCGACACCCGCGACCTCGTCGAACGCGCCTCGGCGGACCGGAACTGGACCTACCGGCACGTCGTGGTCGACGAGGCACAGGAGCTGTCCGAAATGGACTGGCGGGTACTGATGCGGCGTTGTCCCGGTCGGTCCTTCACCGTCGTCGGTGATCTCGCTCAGCGCAGGTCAGCGGCGGGGGCCTCGTCGTGGGGCTCGATGCTGGAGCGCTACGTTCCCGGCCGCTGGCAATACCGGGGGCTGTCGGTGAACTACCGCACCCCGGCGGAGATCATGGCGGTCGCCGCGGCGCTGCTCGCCGAGTTCGCGCCAGGAGTCCGGCCGCCAGAGTCGGTGCGCGCCAACGGGATCCGGCCGTGGGCGAGAAGGGTCACCGAGGACGAACTGCCCGCCGCGATCGGGGAATTCGAACGCGAGGAGGCGAGCCGGGAGGGCATCAGCGTCGTGATCGGGCCGCCGGAAACGCCGGGCACCGTTCCCGCTTCGGAGACCAAGGGCCTTGAATTCGACGCCGTCCTCGTCGTCGAGCCGGAACGGATACTCGCCGAAGGGCCACGCGGGGCGGCCGACCTCTACGTGGCGCTGACCCGGGCCACGCAGCGCCTCGGCGTCCTGCACAGGGCGCCATTGCCCGCGCCTCTGCGCGCGCTCTCCGGCGAGGGCGCATTGGCGATGGCTCACCGGCGAAGCGGGTGA